One stretch of Pomacea canaliculata isolate SZHN2017 linkage group LG11, ASM307304v1, whole genome shotgun sequence DNA includes these proteins:
- the LOC112576230 gene encoding uncharacterized protein LOC112576230: MIGRQPFPAASVAVAGSIVLFHLLTITSSVPQSEETTKKPVITKCWECLSYHEGTLFTQCPMNDTVDPTRTFLGNCTGACMTHTDDRNPQLVVRGCTATQWGLPPLPDDGCYPYYSEIWCICRSDGCNGVKLDFANIKSKQLDYLVDYSHGSNSPNSAPCLPQMWGPVLLALPLLGKLINAVLGFLENDD, from the exons ATGATAGGACGACAACCATTCCCGGCTGCATCAGTGGCAGTGGCCGGCAGTATCGTTCTATTTCATTTGCTAACCATCACAAGCTCAGTTCCACAATCAGAAG AGACGACCAAGAAGCCGGTGATCACCAAGTGCTGGGAGTGTCTTAGCTACCACGAGGGTACACTTTTCACCCAGTGCCCTATGAATGACACCGTGGACCCGACCAGAACCTTCCTGGGCAACTGTACGGGCGCCTGTATGACCCACACAGACGACCGCAACCCTCAGT TGGTGGTACGAGGTTGCACAGCCACCCAGTGGGGCCTCCCGCCACTGCCTGACGACGGTTGCTACCCGTATTACTCCGAAATCTGGTGCATCTGCAGAAGTGATGGATGTAACGGAGTGAAACTAG ATTTCGCcaacataaaaagcaaacagcTTGACTACTTGGTGGACTACAGTCATGGCAGCAATAGTCCCAACTCTGCCCCTTGCTTGCCTCAAATGTGGGGTCCTGTGCTGCTTGCTCTGCCCTTGCTTGGCAAGTTGATAAATGCAGTGCTTGGCTTTCTTGAAAACGATGACTAA
- the LOC112575932 gene encoding alpha-tubulin N-acetyltransferase-like — MRKELFQIIDKMGEASAKAQGLYGPITTGRKIELSDHHLYIMTDPEGNKGSGSVIGILKVGHKKLFVYDRHGQQWEMNPLCVLDFYVHESRQRRGCGHHLFGFMLKSENVVPQHLAIDRPSAKFLSFLSKHYGLSNEIPQVNNFVIFEGFFTNRSDVDYQKFHHHGYTIRPADNPVKRKPEQSRQGDSIVDRFHRSHTGLPSNNSLPPSGHALRIKSSGSVRPQQQNAMISHKDLPVRPRSRQTPSQLGSPEDGLTDQSLHTTATGSGSQNMPLHAAMYSRYQVKTPSEQFPSVHSQQRSTNCVQQQLDGASTAEDASSQILQRDRPPSDYSNAFYRHQLYQGRNGHLLIPSDPRVGKTQTAAINLATGEPSMTVPGKVQQKPSIYTGSYFNNSSLVGINNTSWTVMGVLRNQHLQNARQYGHSRLW, encoded by the exons ATGCGGAAAGAACTATTCCAGATTATTGACAAGATGGGGGAGGCCTCTGCCAAG GCTCAAGGATTGTATGGCCCCATCACAACAGGAAGGAAAATAGAGTTATCTGACCATCATCTTTATATTATGACAGATCCTGAAGGAAACAA AGGCAGTGGCTCAGTCATTGGTATCTTGAAAGTAGGACACAAAAAGCTTTTTGTCTACGACAGACATGGGCAACAATGGGAGATGAACCCACTTTGTGTTCTTGACTTTTATGTGCATGAGTCTCGCCAGCGAAGGGGCTGTGGTCACCACTTGTTTGGCTTCATGTTAAAG AGTGAAAATGTGGTACCACAACATCTGGCAATAGATCGACCATCCGCAAAGTTCTTATCGTTTTTGTCTAAGCACTATGGTTTGTCTAATGAAATTCCACAGGTTAATAATTTTGTCATCTTTGAAGGATTTTTTACCAACAGATCAG atGTTGACTATCAGAAATTCCATCATCATGGATATACTATAAGACCAGCTGACAACCCTGTTAAAA GGAAACCAGAACAGAGCAGACAAGGTGACAGTATTGTGGATAGGTTTCATCGCTCACATACAGGCCTCCCTTCAAACAACAGTCTGCCTCCTTCTGGCCATGCCCTCCGCATAAAATCTTCAGGATCTGTAAGACCACAGCAACAAAATGCTATG ATTTCGCATAAAGATCTCCCAGTACGACCAAGATCGAGGCAGACACCCAGCCAGCTTGGGAGCCCAGAGGATGG CTTGACTGATCAATCCCTACACACCACTGCCACTGGCAGCGGCAGTCAGAATATGCCTCTACACGCTGCCATGTACAGCCGCTACCAGGTGAAGACACCCTCTGAACAGTTTCCTTCTGTGCACAGTCAGCAGAGATCCACTAACTGTGTTCAGCAACAACTTGATGGAGCTTCCACTGCTGAAG ATGCTTCTTCTCAGATACTGCAACGGGACAGACCTCCCAGTGACTACTCAAATGCCTTCTACAGGCATCAGCTGTACCAAGGTCGCAATGGCCACCTACTCATACCCTCTGACCCTCGTGTGGGCAAAACCCAGACTGCTGCTATAAATCTAGCAACAGG AGAGCCCAGCATGACTGTCCCAGGCAAAGTGCAGCAGAAACCATCAATTTACACTGGCAGCTACTTCAACAACTCTTCCCTTGTTGGCATCAATAATACCTCATGGACTGTCATGGGTGTCCTTCGGAACCAGCATCTACAAAATGCAAGACAATATGGCCATAGTCGTCTGTGGTGA
- the LOC112574764 gene encoding guanine nucleotide-binding protein-like 1 isoform X1, with protein sequence MPRKQPFSGKQKRKQLQERRNRKQDSHDDDDEEDTGSHKSARGKEKDDRSRSRVEVDRLNQQPVADKEWNPNRFRLHFFKISPEEMKVRQKEARKPIVKVKEEALEVSFEQIHGSDEALDFPKRPMWNYSMSKEKLEQQEQTYFKDYLQKIFSSHSLDELSYFELNLETWRQLWRVTEISDILLLITDIRFPVLQFPPSLYYYMRDTLKRDMILVLNKVDLAPPSLVAAWRAYITHLFPDLHIVCFTSFPKKPQEAQIGFHRKAKKTSAKPLGPQELLDVCKTIAGDKVDFSAWQRKLDTGDSSTSAPDREHGPDTSEDSSGQGDTYASETFRPEVYRKFHNGILTIGCIGYPNVGKSSLMNGLVGKKVVSVSRTPGHTKHLQTIFLTPTVRLCDCPGLVFPSYVDKALQILSGIYPIAQVRDPYSAVGYLAQRLDLPKLLHLSHPDQEQSHRPSEPQQELPWSALDICEAWAIKSGFFTAKASRPDTYRAGNQLLRMAVEGRLRLCLAPPHYFQKQDEWKNDLLATNLAKHLEKQVQQITSDGSEEDASESEESNKEGATTDSEEEKEGESTACVSSNPFELLANE encoded by the exons ATGCCTCGAAAACAACCGTTTAGTGGCAAGCAGAAAAGGAAGCAACTTCAAGAACGCCGTAACAGGAAACAAG ACTCacatgatgacgatgatgaggaggacACTGGATCTCACAAGAGTGctagaggaaaagaaaaggatgatAGATCTCGCTCACGGGTGGAGGTTGATCGCCTCAATCAGCAGCCTGTTGCTGACAAAGAATGGAACCCAAACAG gttCCGCCtgcatttctttaaaatctctCCTGAAGAAATGAAGGTGAGACAGAAAGAAGCCCGAAAACCCATCGTCAAAGTGAAAGAG GAAGCCTTGGAAGTTAGCTTTGAGCAAATACATGGATCTGATGAAGCCTTAGATTTTCCAAAGCGTCCTATGTGGAATTACAGCATGTCTAAGGAGAAGCTGGAACAGCAAGAACAGACCTATTTCAAG GATTACTTGCAGAAAATTTTCTCCAGTCATAGTCTGGATGAGCTTAGTTACTTTGAGCTTAATCTGGAAACCTGGAGACAATTGTGGCGAGTCACTGAAATTTCGGACATTCTTCTGCTTATAACAGACATCAGATTTCCG GTACTGCAGTTCCCCCCAAGTTTGTACTACTACATGCGTGATACTCTGAAGCGTGACATGATTCTGGTTCTCAACAAAGTGGATCTGGCACCACCATCATTGGTAGCAGCCTGGCGGGCCTATATCACCCATCTCTTTCCTGACCTCCATATTGTCTGTTTCACATCCTTCCCTAAAAAGCCACAAGAGGCACAAATAG GATTTCACAGGAAGGCAAAGAAGACCTCTGCTAAGCCTTTGGGGCCACAGGAGCTATTAGATGTTTGTAAAACCATTGCTGGAGACAAAG TTGACTTCAGTGCGTGGCAGCGAAAGTTGGACACGGGTGATAGTTCGACTTCTGCACCAGATAGAGAACATGGGCCTGATACCAGCGAAGACTCTTCTGGCCAGGGAGATACATATGCTTCAGAGACCTTCAGGCCAGAAGTTTACCGGAAATTCCATAATGGCATTTTGACTATTGGTTGCATTG gttATCCCAATGTTGGTAAGTCATCTTTGATGAATGGGCTGGTTGGCAAAAAG GTGGTAAGTGTCTCACGCACTCCTGGACATACCAAGCACCTCCAGACCATCTTTCTGACCCCAACTGTACGGCTCTGTGATTGTCCTGGTCTTGTTTTCCCTTCATATGTTGACAAGGCACTGCAG ATTTTGTCTGGAATCTATCCAATAGCTCAGGTACGGGACCCTTACTCAGCTGTAGGCTACTTGGCTCAACGCCTTGATCTGCCGAAACTTCTACATCTGTCCCATCCTGACCAGGAGCAATCACATCGTCCTTCTGAACCACAGCAAGAGCTACCTTGGTCTGCTTTAGATATCTGTGAAG CCTGGGCCATAAAGAGTGGCTTCTTTACTGCAAAGGCCTCACGTCCAGATACGTACAGAGCTGGCAATCAACTGCTGAGAATGGCAGTGGAGGGTCGCCTCCGTTTGTGTCTGGCCCCACcacattattttcagaaacaag ATGAGTGGAAAAATGATCTTTTAGCTACAAATCTTGCGAAGCACTTAGAGAAACAAGTCCAGCAGATAACGTCTGATGGCAGTGAGGAAGATGCTTCAGAATCTgaagaaagcaacaaagaagGCGCCACTACTGATTcagaagaggagaaagaagggGAAAGCACTGCATGTGTATCAAGTAATCCCTTTGAATTGTTGGCCAATGAATGA
- the LOC112574764 gene encoding guanine nucleotide-binding protein-like 1 isoform X2, with the protein MKVRQKEARKPIVKVKEEALEVSFEQIHGSDEALDFPKRPMWNYSMSKEKLEQQEQTYFKDYLQKIFSSHSLDELSYFELNLETWRQLWRVTEISDILLLITDIRFPVLQFPPSLYYYMRDTLKRDMILVLNKVDLAPPSLVAAWRAYITHLFPDLHIVCFTSFPKKPQEAQIGFHRKAKKTSAKPLGPQELLDVCKTIAGDKVDFSAWQRKLDTGDSSTSAPDREHGPDTSEDSSGQGDTYASETFRPEVYRKFHNGILTIGCIGYPNVGKSSLMNGLVGKKVVSVSRTPGHTKHLQTIFLTPTVRLCDCPGLVFPSYVDKALQILSGIYPIAQVRDPYSAVGYLAQRLDLPKLLHLSHPDQEQSHRPSEPQQELPWSALDICEAWAIKSGFFTAKASRPDTYRAGNQLLRMAVEGRLRLCLAPPHYFQKQDEWKNDLLATNLAKHLEKQVQQITSDGSEEDASESEESNKEGATTDSEEEKEGESTACVSSNPFELLANE; encoded by the exons ATGAAGGTGAGACAGAAAGAAGCCCGAAAACCCATCGTCAAAGTGAAAGAG GAAGCCTTGGAAGTTAGCTTTGAGCAAATACATGGATCTGATGAAGCCTTAGATTTTCCAAAGCGTCCTATGTGGAATTACAGCATGTCTAAGGAGAAGCTGGAACAGCAAGAACAGACCTATTTCAAG GATTACTTGCAGAAAATTTTCTCCAGTCATAGTCTGGATGAGCTTAGTTACTTTGAGCTTAATCTGGAAACCTGGAGACAATTGTGGCGAGTCACTGAAATTTCGGACATTCTTCTGCTTATAACAGACATCAGATTTCCG GTACTGCAGTTCCCCCCAAGTTTGTACTACTACATGCGTGATACTCTGAAGCGTGACATGATTCTGGTTCTCAACAAAGTGGATCTGGCACCACCATCATTGGTAGCAGCCTGGCGGGCCTATATCACCCATCTCTTTCCTGACCTCCATATTGTCTGTTTCACATCCTTCCCTAAAAAGCCACAAGAGGCACAAATAG GATTTCACAGGAAGGCAAAGAAGACCTCTGCTAAGCCTTTGGGGCCACAGGAGCTATTAGATGTTTGTAAAACCATTGCTGGAGACAAAG TTGACTTCAGTGCGTGGCAGCGAAAGTTGGACACGGGTGATAGTTCGACTTCTGCACCAGATAGAGAACATGGGCCTGATACCAGCGAAGACTCTTCTGGCCAGGGAGATACATATGCTTCAGAGACCTTCAGGCCAGAAGTTTACCGGAAATTCCATAATGGCATTTTGACTATTGGTTGCATTG gttATCCCAATGTTGGTAAGTCATCTTTGATGAATGGGCTGGTTGGCAAAAAG GTGGTAAGTGTCTCACGCACTCCTGGACATACCAAGCACCTCCAGACCATCTTTCTGACCCCAACTGTACGGCTCTGTGATTGTCCTGGTCTTGTTTTCCCTTCATATGTTGACAAGGCACTGCAG ATTTTGTCTGGAATCTATCCAATAGCTCAGGTACGGGACCCTTACTCAGCTGTAGGCTACTTGGCTCAACGCCTTGATCTGCCGAAACTTCTACATCTGTCCCATCCTGACCAGGAGCAATCACATCGTCCTTCTGAACCACAGCAAGAGCTACCTTGGTCTGCTTTAGATATCTGTGAAG CCTGGGCCATAAAGAGTGGCTTCTTTACTGCAAAGGCCTCACGTCCAGATACGTACAGAGCTGGCAATCAACTGCTGAGAATGGCAGTGGAGGGTCGCCTCCGTTTGTGTCTGGCCCCACcacattattttcagaaacaag ATGAGTGGAAAAATGATCTTTTAGCTACAAATCTTGCGAAGCACTTAGAGAAACAAGTCCAGCAGATAACGTCTGATGGCAGTGAGGAAGATGCTTCAGAATCTgaagaaagcaacaaagaagGCGCCACTACTGATTcagaagaggagaaagaagggGAAAGCACTGCATGTGTATCAAGTAATCCCTTTGAATTGTTGGCCAATGAATGA
- the LOC112574766 gene encoding coiled-coil domain-containing protein 151-like, whose product MSSRNRGGVERPISEQIEELKAKIALIEGDRKAYFESSQYAIKKNRENILSLRKENWELRRKLRDRLEQDEHIIGKAFHDRPVERAALANKSGQQAITIFDLKVCDTMKRSNAMNHTTVRKQKHLEALQTKYDQMVKDASDAMETDKGESEDAQQMRSLENSYDKVIMKNEEAKQVQRIYLDIKARFEAEAQNYPQKLDILEAEIRRTRAELKELKAMQNDAEISKEASVAELRRHEETVYSERKKREVELQKMKKEAEEKKMQHERIEKRLAQRGSIQHDDLTPQERAALTGEEQQQKITTYEEAFRCIMEATGVSDTREVVERFENQGQTTQHLEELKKDNEKQINRLCEEKEKLQQEFEEMKYSGEAKLSSGQTMLEEFQNHLAKEEKRRDDADEKLQRASRILVQVKAGVEHLADKLHHLKANKGHVPTAQIAPSSDEYVLDQLSTSEEKLLKLMEDFDGKDLHEVLRQMEEEEFHASIEGKLPQYNTRIKLPTTQRDLVYGDEDEESGEDDADVPNRAAIKKQSQFIIDSKTKRRVPKKKKKTK is encoded by the exons ATGTCCTCAAGAAACAGGGGTGGGGTCGAACGACCCATTTCAGAACAAATTGAGGAGCTCAAGGCGAAAATCGCTCTAATCG AGGGAGACAGAAAGGCATACTTTGAGTCCTCGCAGTATGCTATCAAGAAGAACAGGGAGAATATCCTTAGTCTGCGTAAAGAGAACTGGGAACTGCGCCGGAAGCTTAGAGATAGGCTGGAG CAAGATGAGCATATCATTGGAAAAGCCTTTCATGATCGTCCTGTTGAACGAGCAGCATTAGCCAACAAATCAGGACAG CAAGCCATTACAATTTTTGACTTGAAAGTATGTGATACGATGAAACGCTCGAACGCTATGAACCACACCACTGtgaggaaacaaaaacatctgGAGGCGCTGCAGACAAAGTATGATCAGATGGTCAAGGATGCATCTGATGCCATGGAGACGGACAAAGGCGAGTCTGAGGATGCTCAGCAGATGCGTTCCCTGGAGAACAGCTATGACAAGGTCATCATGAAGAACGAGGAGGCCAAGCAGGTCCAACGCATCTACCTGGACATCAAGGCCCGCTTTGAAGCA GAAGCTCAGAATTATCCACAGAAACTAGACATTTTGGAGGCTGAGATCCGCCGCACCAGAGCTGAGCTGAAGGAGCTGAAAGCCATGCAGAATGATGCAGAGATCTCAAAGGAGGCTTCTGTTGCCGAGCTGCGGCGCCATGAGGAGACAGTTTATAGTGAGCGCAAGAAGCGAGAGGTAGAACTccaaaaaatgaagaaggaagCTGAAGAGAAGAAGATGCAACACGAACGAATTGAGAAACGCCTG GCCCAGAGAGGGTCAATCCAGCATGATGACCTCACTCCCCAGGAGAGGGCAGCACTGACAGGGGAAGAGCAGCAGCAGAAGATTACAACCTATGAGGAGGCTTTTCGCTGTATCATGGAGGCAACAGGTGTCTCAGACACTCGG GAAGTTGTAGAGCGTTTCGAAAACCAAGGTCAGACAACACAGCATCTTGAAGAGCTGAAGAAGGACAATGAAAAGCAAATCAACCGACtgtgtgaagagaaagaaaagctgcagCAGGAGTTTGAGGAGATGAAATACTCAGGCGAGGCCAAGCTGTCTAG TGGTCAGACCATGCTGGAGGAGTTCCAGAACCACCTGgccaaagaagagaaaaggcgGGATGATGCTGATGAAAAACTTCAGAGAGCAAGCCGCATCCTGGTGCAGGTGAAAGCAGGAGTAGAGCACCTGGCGGACAAACTACATCACCTGAAAGCT AACAAGGGGCATGTCCCAACAGCTCAGATAGCCCCATCATCAGACGAGTATGTCCTAGACCAGCTATCCACATCAGAGGAGAAACTTCTAAAGCTTATGGAAGATTTTGATGGCAAGGATTTGCATGAGGTTCTCAGACAGATGGAAGAGGAAGAG ttccaTGCCAGCATTGAAGGCAAACTTCCTCAGTACAACACACGCATCAAACTACCAACCACCCAGCGAGACCTAGTGTATGGAGATG AAGATGAAGAGAGTGGCGAAGATGATGCTGATGTCCCCAACAGGGCTGCCATCAAGAAGCAATCACAATTCATCATTGACTCCAAAACTAAACGCAGAGTGcccaagaaaaagaagaagaccaaataa